From a single Flavobacterium sp. genomic region:
- a CDS encoding phytoene desaturase family protein, whose protein sequence is MQKKIVIIGSGFSSLAAACYLAKQGNDVTIYEKNSTIGGRARQLKKEGFTFDIGPTWYWMPDVFERFFADFNKKPSDYYELIKLSPAYQVYFGHLDFVTIADNLPEIVSTFESIEKGSGKQLEQFMAEAKSNYDIAIKDLVYRPGESPLELITLETAKKVNQFFSNIKKDVRKRFKNMKLVQILEFPVLFLGAKPSDTPSFYNFMNYADFGLGTWHPKNGMYSVILAMETLARELGVKIETNANVEKIDVTNGKATGILVNNKIVTADIVLSGADYHHSETLLEKNYRQYSENYWENKTFAPSSLLFYVGFDKKIENVEHHSLFFDVDFDVHAEAIYDHPKWPENPLFYASFPSKTDASSAPEGKEAGIFLIPLAPGLEDTNELRELYFEKIITRLEQLTDQKVKNNIIFKESFCVNDFIKDYNSYKGNAYGMANTLLQTAFLRPKLKSKKVKNLYFTGQLTVPGPGVPPSLISGKLVSDLIEKYQ, encoded by the coding sequence GTGCAAAAAAAAATTGTCATTATCGGTTCTGGATTTTCTTCATTGGCTGCGGCTTGCTATTTAGCAAAACAAGGTAATGATGTAACAATCTATGAGAAAAATAGCACCATAGGAGGAAGAGCACGTCAACTTAAAAAAGAAGGCTTTACTTTTGATATTGGCCCAACTTGGTATTGGATGCCAGATGTTTTTGAGCGATTTTTTGCTGATTTCAATAAAAAACCGTCTGATTATTATGAGTTAATTAAATTATCTCCTGCTTATCAGGTGTATTTTGGGCATTTAGATTTTGTAACAATTGCAGATAATTTACCTGAAATTGTTAGCACTTTTGAATCTATCGAAAAAGGAAGTGGTAAACAATTAGAACAATTTATGGCAGAAGCCAAAAGTAATTATGATATTGCAATTAAAGATTTAGTTTACCGTCCGGGTGAATCTCCATTAGAATTAATCACACTAGAAACAGCCAAAAAAGTGAATCAATTTTTTAGTAACATTAAAAAAGATGTTCGAAAAAGATTCAAAAACATGAAATTGGTTCAAATATTAGAATTTCCCGTTTTGTTTTTAGGAGCTAAACCAAGTGACACACCATCATTTTATAACTTCATGAATTATGCCGATTTTGGCTTAGGCACTTGGCATCCAAAAAACGGAATGTATTCTGTAATATTAGCAATGGAAACATTAGCAAGAGAATTGGGCGTCAAAATAGAAACTAATGCTAACGTTGAAAAAATTGATGTAACCAATGGTAAAGCAACTGGCATATTAGTCAATAATAAAATAGTTACTGCAGATATTGTATTAAGTGGAGCCGATTATCATCATTCTGAAACATTATTAGAAAAAAATTATCGTCAGTATTCAGAAAATTACTGGGAAAATAAAACATTTGCTCCTTCTTCCCTATTATTTTATGTGGGGTTTGACAAAAAAATTGAAAATGTAGAACATCATTCATTATTTTTTGATGTGGATTTTGATGTGCATGCCGAAGCAATTTATGACCATCCAAAATGGCCAGAAAATCCGCTTTTTTATGCTAGTTTTCCCTCTAAAACAGATGCTTCATCAGCTCCAGAAGGAAAAGAAGCAGGTATCTTTTTAATCCCTTTAGCTCCTGGTTTGGAAGATACTAACGAATTACGTGAATTGTATTTTGAAAAAATAATTACGCGTCTTGAACAATTAACTGATCAAAAAGTAAAAAATAATATTATCTTTAAGGAATCATTTTGTGTAAATGATTTTATAAAAGATTATAATTCGTACAAAGGGAATGCGTATGGTATGGCAAATACCTTACTGCAAACCGCTTTTTTAAGACCTAAATTGAAAAGTAAAAAAGTAAAAAACTTATATTTTACTGGTCAATTAACTGTACCAGGACCAGGAGTACCTCCTTCCTTAATCTCAGGAAAATTAGTATCAGATTTAATAGAAAAATATCAATAA
- a CDS encoding phytoene/squalene synthase family protein — protein sequence MKALFDKISNDCSVKVTKAYSTSFSSAVKMLAPSIRQDIYNIYGFVRFADEIVDSFHDYDKAFLFDKFEEDLKDALSHKISLNPILNSFQHTVNKYNIPQEMIDAFMKSMKLDLSKSEYKTTEEYQEYIYGSADVVGLMCLKVFVNGNETRFNELKDSAMRLGSAFQKVNFLRDLKADFEDLSRTYFPNTDLNHLDEKSKQEIIADIESDFEAAFEGIKNLPLEAKFGVYTAYRYYKKLLKKLQKTPSLEIKNTRIRVSDYQKVQLLARCYVKYRLNII from the coding sequence ATGAAGGCATTATTTGACAAAATATCTAACGATTGTAGTGTAAAAGTTACTAAAGCATATAGTACCTCTTTCTCGAGTGCCGTAAAAATGCTGGCGCCTAGTATTAGACAAGATATTTATAATATTTATGGTTTTGTTCGTTTTGCAGACGAAATTGTAGATTCGTTCCATGATTATGATAAAGCATTTCTTTTTGATAAATTTGAAGAAGATTTAAAAGATGCCCTTTCACATAAAATAAGTTTAAATCCTATTTTAAATTCATTTCAACACACAGTGAATAAATACAATATTCCACAAGAGATGATTGATGCTTTTATGAAAAGTATGAAATTAGATTTAAGCAAAAGCGAATATAAAACAACAGAAGAATATCAAGAATACATTTATGGTTCTGCTGATGTAGTGGGTTTAATGTGTTTGAAAGTTTTTGTCAATGGAAACGAAACAAGATTCAATGAACTAAAAGATTCAGCGATGCGTTTAGGCTCTGCATTTCAAAAAGTAAATTTCTTAAGAGATTTAAAAGCAGATTTTGAAGATTTAAGTAGAACTTATTTTCCTAATACCGATTTGAATCATTTAGACGAAAAATCAAAACAAGAAATAATTGCAGATATTGAAAGTGATTTTGAAGCTGCATTCGAAGGAATAAAAAATCTTCCGTTAGAAGCTAAATTTGGAGTGTATACAGCTTATAGATATTATAAAAAGTTATTGAAAAAACTTCAAAAAACCCCTTCTCTTGAAATTAAAAATACGAGAATAAGAGTTTCTGATTATCAAAAAGTACAATTATTAGCGAGATGCTACGTCAAATATAGATTAAATATTATTTGA
- a CDS encoding beta-carotene hydroxylase, with the protein MWIHVLVFFTTFFIMEFMAWFTHKYVMHGFLWSLHADHHKKDHDSWFERNDAFFIFYAIVSITCFYTWSIGSFELGISIGLGILAYGITYFLVHDIFIHQRFKIFRNADNKYARAVRRAHKMHHKHIGKEHGECFGMLIVPFKFYKN; encoded by the coding sequence ATGTGGATTCACGTTTTAGTTTTTTTTACCACCTTTTTTATTATGGAATTTATGGCTTGGTTTACACATAAGTATGTAATGCATGGCTTTTTATGGAGTTTACATGCAGACCACCATAAAAAAGATCATGATTCTTGGTTTGAAAGAAATGATGCCTTTTTTATTTTTTATGCCATTGTTAGTATTACTTGTTTTTATACGTGGAGTATTGGTTCATTCGAATTAGGAATATCAATAGGTTTAGGAATTTTAGCCTATGGAATTACCTACTTTTTAGTACATGATATTTTCATACACCAACGTTTTAAAATCTTCAGAAATGCAGATAATAAATATGCTAGAGCGGTTAGAAGAGCCCATAAAATGCATCACAAACATATTGGAAAAGAACACGGCGAATGCTTTGGAATGTTAATAGTTCCTTTTAAATTTTATAAAAACTAA
- a CDS encoding M28 family metallopeptidase, protein MRKIMLFGVVFTMFVSCSSAQKTTKKQADASNYITTIKAEELSKHLYIVAGDEMQGRNTGEPGQKKAGEYLISEYKKMGISFPPGATDFYQKVPSEFMKRGFAPKLNDSENIWAFIKGSEKPEEILVISAHYDHVGMKNGEIYNGADDDGSGTVALLEIAQAFKEAEKKGQGPKRSILFLHVTGEEHGLHGSRYYSENPLFPLENTIADINIDMIGRRDTLHPATNNYIYVIGSDRLSSELHTINEEVNTKFTKLELDYKYNDRNDPERIYFRSDHYNFAKKGIPSIFFFNGIHADYHLPSDTPDKIEYDALAKRAQLAFALAWELANRKERIKVDKNGE, encoded by the coding sequence ATGAGAAAAATAATGTTATTTGGTGTTGTTTTCACCATGTTTGTTAGCTGTTCATCTGCACAAAAAACCACAAAAAAACAAGCAGACGCCAGTAATTACATAACTACTATTAAAGCTGAAGAACTAAGCAAGCATCTATATATTGTTGCTGGAGATGAAATGCAAGGTAGAAATACTGGAGAACCTGGACAAAAAAAAGCAGGTGAGTATTTGATTAGCGAATACAAAAAAATGGGAATCAGTTTTCCTCCAGGAGCAACTGATTTTTATCAAAAAGTTCCTTCTGAATTCATGAAAAGAGGATTTGCTCCAAAATTGAATGATTCAGAAAATATTTGGGCATTCATTAAAGGTTCTGAAAAACCAGAAGAAATTTTAGTTATTTCTGCACATTACGACCACGTAGGAATGAAAAATGGTGAAATTTATAATGGTGCCGACGATGATGGTTCAGGAACTGTAGCGTTATTAGAAATTGCTCAAGCATTTAAAGAAGCTGAGAAAAAAGGACAAGGACCAAAGCGTTCTATCTTATTTTTACACGTAACAGGTGAAGAACATGGTTTACATGGTTCTAGATACTATTCAGAAAACCCTTTATTTCCATTAGAAAACACTATTGCAGATATCAATATTGATATGATTGGACGTAGAGACACACTTCATCCAGCTACTAACAATTACATTTATGTAATTGGTTCTGATAGATTAAGTAGCGAGTTACATACTATAAATGAAGAAGTTAATACTAAATTTACAAAATTAGAATTAGACTACAAGTATAACGACCGAAACGACCCTGAAAGAATTTATTTCCGTTCTGACCATTATAATTTTGCTAAAAAAGGAATTCCTTCCATTTTCTTTTTTAATGGTATTCATGCAGATTATCACTTACCAAGTGACACTCCTGATAAAATTGAATATGATGCTTTAGCAAAACGTGCCCAACTAGCTTTTGCCCTAGCTTGGGAATTAGCCAATAGAAAAGAAAGAATAAAAGTCGATAAAAACGGGGAATAA
- a CDS encoding winged helix-turn-helix domain-containing protein, which produces MLFALLMNLRKIYFYCSLCIAVFASIMLLSSNKKSEPVPELVKITLRDVGNKLLLSNRDSTSLILPIQKIGDSKYQLSFEKALAIHPDSLIAIVARSFKQANLPVDYQIEVKQCEDLEVAYSFLKYANQGKSIIPCRGRIIPQKCYIIEVRFLEKIVNSLNKYFWFWIVLLLVSLILTFVFFPKRKKTKPTNLINENSILIGKFHFYPSENKLMLETKEISLSKKEVELLSLFVANQNKIIKREELSKKVWEDHGVFVGRSLDTYISKLRKKLIEDETLKLTNIHGIGYILETKDKE; this is translated from the coding sequence ATGTTATTTGCATTACTTATGAATCTAAGAAAAATATATTTCTACTGTAGTTTATGCATAGCAGTTTTTGCTTCCATAATGCTTTTATCATCAAATAAAAAGAGTGAACCAGTTCCTGAACTAGTCAAAATTACTTTGCGCGATGTTGGTAACAAATTGTTATTGTCCAATAGAGATAGTACCTCACTTATTTTACCTATTCAAAAAATAGGCGATTCAAAATATCAACTTTCCTTTGAAAAAGCACTTGCTATTCACCCTGATAGTTTAATTGCAATTGTCGCTCGTAGTTTTAAACAAGCAAACCTTCCTGTCGATTACCAAATTGAAGTAAAACAATGTGAAGATTTAGAAGTCGCTTATAGTTTTCTAAAATATGCTAACCAAGGAAAAAGTATCATACCGTGTCGCGGACGTATCATTCCACAAAAATGCTATATAATAGAAGTGCGTTTTTTAGAAAAAATAGTAAATTCACTTAACAAATACTTTTGGTTTTGGATTGTACTCTTATTAGTAAGTCTTATTTTAACTTTTGTGTTCTTTCCTAAGAGAAAAAAAACAAAACCAACTAATTTAATTAACGAAAATAGCATTTTGATTGGTAAATTTCATTTCTACCCAAGCGAAAACAAACTAATGTTAGAAACAAAAGAAATTAGTCTTTCTAAAAAAGAAGTTGAATTGTTAAGCCTATTTGTTGCGAATCAAAATAAAATCATCAAACGAGAGGAACTTTCTAAAAAAGTATGGGAAGATCATGGTGTTTTTGTTGGCAGAAGCTTAGATACCTACATTTCTAAGTTACGTAAAAAACTAATTGAAGATGAAACCCTGAAATTAACGAATATTCACGGGATTGGTTACATCCTTGAGACAAAAGATAAAGAGTAA
- a CDS encoding ligand-binding sensor domain-containing protein gives MKGIKLFFFNFKTITISMFCFSLFSSCAGQVEKNELPLKIRPEQFKIHEDSISMKAETLPEYKISPHDKESQGYQISGVVRTVLQDSKGNFWFGTQDGLCRKDKSGVVYFSIKDLKGNGITVHVILEDKAGNIWIGYNNGIAKYDGEFFTNYYVKDIEAIGALWSMIMDTKGTLWIGTTQGVFTFDGQVFTSFEIPEGKVNPNMGVSTSKMIHSIIVDSKGNIWFATNGGAYVYDGKTLINISAKDKLLSNFVNQIIEISNGNYLVSTANGLFRYDGNSFYNLTEKLLGKNEGVGYIFEDINGTIWFTANKRDIYSYNGETFQKIQIKEGEFRPLSFQIYQDQQNRLWFVGFKGAYRLENNAFVNVTRFGPW, from the coding sequence ATGAAAGGAATAAAATTATTTTTCTTCAATTTTAAAACAATTACTATTTCAATGTTTTGTTTTTCTTTATTTTCATCTTGTGCGGGTCAAGTTGAAAAAAATGAATTGCCATTAAAAATTAGGCCTGAACAATTTAAAATACACGAAGACAGTATTAGTATGAAAGCTGAAACTTTACCCGAGTATAAAATCAGTCCACACGATAAAGAAAGCCAAGGATACCAAATAAGTGGTGTTGTTCGTACAGTACTTCAAGATAGTAAAGGAAATTTTTGGTTTGGTACACAAGATGGACTTTGTCGTAAGGATAAAAGTGGTGTTGTTTATTTTTCGATTAAAGATTTGAAAGGTAATGGTATAACAGTTCATGTTATTCTTGAAGATAAAGCAGGAAATATTTGGATAGGATATAATAATGGGATTGCAAAATATGATGGCGAATTTTTTACCAATTATTATGTGAAAGATATTGAAGCAATTGGTGCGCTTTGGAGCATGATAATGGATACTAAAGGAACCCTATGGATTGGAACAACACAAGGTGTTTTTACTTTTGATGGACAAGTTTTTACATCGTTTGAAATTCCTGAAGGGAAAGTAAATCCTAATATGGGAGTTAGTACTTCTAAAATGATTCATTCAATTATAGTAGACAGTAAAGGGAATATATGGTTTGCAACTAATGGCGGAGCTTATGTTTATGATGGAAAGACGTTAATAAACATTTCAGCAAAAGATAAACTTCTCTCCAATTTTGTAAATCAAATTATAGAAATTTCGAATGGAAATTATTTGGTTTCAACAGCTAATGGACTTTTTCGATACGATGGAAATTCATTTTATAACTTAACTGAAAAACTACTAGGTAAAAATGAAGGCGTAGGCTATATTTTTGAAGATATAAACGGTACCATTTGGTTTACTGCAAATAAGCGCGATATTTATAGTTACAATGGTGAAACATTTCAAAAAATTCAAATTAAGGAAGGTGAATTTAGACCATTGTCTTTTCAAATTTACCAAGATCAACAAAACCGATTATGGTTTGTCGGTTTTAAAGGGGCATATCGATTAGAAAATAATGCATTTGTAAATGTTACCAGATTTGGACCTTGGTAA